One window of the Chanodichthys erythropterus isolate Z2021 chromosome 2, ASM2448905v1, whole genome shotgun sequence genome contains the following:
- the LOC137025017 gene encoding pro-neuropeptide Y-like gives MHSHQFMFMIIAVMWIVTVTDANPYTPDTNIPAEDMTKYYTALRHYIKLITRQRYGKRNSPEPMFQSLFLRETPGSIPELTYEEADTEHDSIRFKEMPVLRFLSPTKRCQR, from the exons ATGCACTCTCATCagttcatgttcatgatcattGCTGTAATGTGGATAGTGACAGTCACAGATGCAAATCCATACACACCAGACACAAACATTCCTGCAGAGGACATGACCAAATACTACACTGCCCTGCGGCACTATATCAAGCTCATCACACGACAAag GTATGGGAAAAGAAACAGTCCTGAACCTATGTTCCAGAGTCTGTTCTTGAGAGAGACACCAGGAAGCATTCCTGAGTTGACATATGAGGAAGCAGACACTGAACATGACAGCATCAG ATTCAAGGAAATGCCAGTTTTGAGATTTTTGTCACCCACCAAACGATGTCAGCGATGA